Proteins from one Juglans microcarpa x Juglans regia isolate MS1-56 chromosome 6S, Jm3101_v1.0, whole genome shotgun sequence genomic window:
- the LOC121237166 gene encoding uncharacterized protein LOC121237166 isoform X2, producing the protein MDKNFCTDSAGNKFTRTTNSSFYVHFDRRSVFVNLRTGILERLLQLNGKTRLVQATNKYNKLRVYLYFSVPVLNSSAEIVNSLQTSQGTLLPISGKNLGNRRFGFLVANLSGIAIVTLSIDSNSIISRQSTPVSPIAPVTFLYDSLRPAVRLSTSFNMRTKEPSIPMLIKFMKPVFGFNASEISINGGHLQSFHEISRAIYIIEIHADHDIVSVSVPENVTRDVAGNGNLASNVLQVRHYSVPVISSVISELAIASFLVTSFASGLLMVSIASLHSIGALSRPSSSFSDPTRNLFRIACHIQVFALSRWLAVTLPVEYDEFARGLQWSIPYLSLPWETGHTQPVIVGSSSPDNPISSMYEVHYSGTFQNVKWKEEILGRNASIYGLPLTPMEYRSYFESQNSEPKAEYILDPHILNGWRDFGRSMFWLATIGGSLILLHALLLVILKFRKKNSGKQSYGALALARFEIFLIILAVPCICAASVTLIRGGTALGIMFGILLLGAMLFLLLALFLFLSVGITFGKLLQYKEIHQEGRRFHWYQHIVRVTLGPGKRGQWTWKNQPNSDYLIKLGPLFEDLRGPPKYMLSQISGSNPSMHGDQIIASDDETEDAEAPLIQKLFGILRIYYTLLESMRRVSLGIFAGAYKGDRSSKTPTITLLCITSFQLFFLVLKKPFIKKKVQLIEIISVSSEVCLFATFLVLMEKKLSDRDETLAGVFMLILFLLGYIPQMMNEWYALYRQTKRLDNADNFFSRGMKIALIGFLLLFIPQKLIKKLESRLRQNVVTGSSVESSRNSGSRGLSTTDKSRSNQLKELAKASFSKEESRAPNDPSTSRTRWNRFWGNKSSGSSSVNSSSDFKSKQRELDKDLEAIFASK; encoded by the exons ATGGATAAGAATTTCTGTACTGACAGTGCTGGGAATAAGTTTACAAGAACAACAAATTCAAGTTTCTATGTGCATTTTG ATAGAAGAAGCGTGTTTGTCAACCTGAGGACTGGCATTCTTGAAAGGCTACTTCAACTTAATGGCAAAACTAGACTGGTCCAGGcaactaacaaatataataaactgaGAGTATATCTGTATTTTTCAGTGCCTGTTCTCAACTCATCTGCAGAAATTGTCAATTCTCTCCAAACAAGTCAGGGCACACTTCTTCCCATTAGTGGGAAAAACCTTGGGAATCGCAGATTTGGCTTTCTG GTCGCAAATCTATCTGGCATAGCTATAGTCACTCTAAGCATTGATTCAAACTCCATAATAAGCAGACAAAGTACTCCAGTTTCTCCAATTGCACCAGTAACATTCTTGTATG ATTCTCTGAGGCCAGCTGTGAGATTGAGTACCTCATTTAATATGAGGACAAAAGAACCCAGCATACCAATGTTGATAAAGTTCATGAAGCCTGTATTTGGCTTTAATGCTTCTGAAATATCAATCAATGGAGGGCATTTGCAGAG CTTTCATGAGATAAGTAGAGCCATATATATCATAGAGATACATGCAGACCATGATATTGTATCTGTCAGTGTTCCTGAAAACGTAACCAGGGATGTTGCTGGAAACGGAAATCTAGCTTCCAATGTTCTACAAGTAAGGCACT ATTCTGTACCTGTAATATCTTCAGTGATTTCTGAGCTTGCAATTGCTTCTTTTTTGGTGACATCTTTTGCTTCTGGGCTGCTCATGGTTTCAATTGCAAGCCTTCACTCCATTGGGGCACTTTCAAGAccatcttcatctttttctgATCCTACAAGGAATCTTTTT AGAATTGCTTGCCATATTCAGGTTTTCGCTTTGTCTAGATGGCTGGCAGTGACATTGCCGGTTGAGTATGATGAATTTGCAAGGGGTTTACAATGGAGCATTCCATACTTGAGTCTTCCGTGGGAAACTGGGCACACTCAGCCAGTCATAGTGGGTTCAAGTTCCCCTGACAACCCAATATCCTCCATGTATGAAGTTCATTATTCAGGAACCTTTCAGAAtgtgaaatggaaagaagagatTTTGGGTAGGAATGCTTCAATATATGGGTTGCCACTAACTCCCATGGAATACAGATCATATTTTGAG AGCCAAAACAGCGAACCCAAAGCAGAATATATTTTGGATCcacatattttaaatgg GTGGAGGGATTTTGGTAGAAGCATGTTCTGGTTAGCCACAATTGGTGGCAGTTTGATACTGCTGCATGCTTTACTCCTTGTCATCCTAAAATTCAGGAAAAAGAACTCTGGAAAGCAGAGTTATGGAGCACTCGCACTCGCaagatttgaaatatttctGATAATTCTTGCAGTACCTTGTATTTGTGCGGCCTCTGTTACTCTAATCAGAG GAGGAACGGCATTGGGCATTATGTTTGGCATACTGCTTCTTGGAGCCATGCTTTTTCTGCTGCTGGCGTTGTTCTTGTTCCTCTCTGTAGGCATTACTTTTGGGAAGCTACTTCAATACAAGGAAATACATCAAGAAGGCCGGAGATTTCATTGGTATCAACACATAGTCAGAGTAACTTTGGGTCCTGGTAAAAGAGGCCAGTGGACATGGAAAAACCAACCCAACTCTGATTACCTAATCAAGTTAGGCCCTCTATTTGAAGATCTACGAGGCCCCCCAAAATACATGCTGTCACAGATTTCAGGGAGCAATCCCAGCATGCATGGCGATCAAATCATTGCCTCTGATGATGAAACTGAAGATGCAGAAGCGCCTTTGATTCAGAAGCTGTTTGGAATACTGAGGATATACTACACTCTGCTTGAGTCCATGAGACGAGTTTCACTAGGGATTTTTGCCGGTGCCTATAAGGGTGACCGGTCTTCTAAGACTCCGACAATAACCTTATTGTGCATCACTTCTTTTCAGCTCTTCTTCCTTGTTCTTAAGAAGCcatttattaagaaaaaggtTCAGTTGATTGAGATCATCTCAGTTTCCAGTGAAGTATGTTTATTTGCTACTTTCTTGGTTCTCATGGAGAAGAAGTTATCAGACAGGGATGAGACCTTAGCTGGGGTCTTCATGCTTATACTTTTTCTACTTGGATATATACCACAAATGATGAATGAATGGTATGCTTTGTACAGACAGACAAAACGGCTAGACAATGCTGACAACTTTTTCTCAAGGGGTATGAAAATAGCTTTGATCGGATTTCTCCTGCTGTTCATTCCACAGAAGTTGATCAAAAAACTGGAAAGCAGGCTCCGACAGAATGTGGTCACGGGTTCTTCAGTAGAAAGTTCCAGGAATTCTGGGAGTAGGGGTTTAAGCACAACAGATAAATCACGGTCGAACCAACTTAAAGAACTGGCCAAGGCTAGCTTTAGTAAAGAAGAGAGTAGGGCTCCAAATGATCCCTCAACCAGTCGTACAAGATGGAATCGATTTTGGGGCAATAAAAGTAGTGGGAGCTCATCTGTAAATTCATCTTCTGATTTCAAGTCAAAACAAAGAGAGCTGGACAAAGATTTAGAAGCCATTTTTGCATCCAAGTGA
- the LOC121237166 gene encoding uncharacterized protein LOC121237166 isoform X1, with amino-acid sequence MGLLKLSWALCWVLYLLSFRALCDYSGVTVKFLKAPNAFSHLNSATFVFEVFMGGDGTCANCIVSCKLDDGIASDCEARRIFYAGLQDGNHTFEVCTNRSGGVGCANYSWTVDTVPPTAYITALTPFTNALNVSVNISFSEPCTGGGGFECSSVKACNLLVYGAGQVIPSSLIILQPNLKYSVLVGLSSASQYGRVILVMDKNFCTDSAGNKFTRTTNSSFYVHFDRRSVFVNLRTGILERLLQLNGKTRLVQATNKYNKLRVYLYFSVPVLNSSAEIVNSLQTSQGTLLPISGKNLGNRRFGFLVANLSGIAIVTLSIDSNSIISRQSTPVSPIAPVTFLYDSLRPAVRLSTSFNMRTKEPSIPMLIKFMKPVFGFNASEISINGGHLQSFHEISRAIYIIEIHADHDIVSVSVPENVTRDVAGNGNLASNVLQVRHYSVPVISSVISELAIASFLVTSFASGLLMVSIASLHSIGALSRPSSSFSDPTRNLFRIACHIQVFALSRWLAVTLPVEYDEFARGLQWSIPYLSLPWETGHTQPVIVGSSSPDNPISSMYEVHYSGTFQNVKWKEEILGRNASIYGLPLTPMEYRSYFESQNSEPKAEYILDPHILNGWRDFGRSMFWLATIGGSLILLHALLLVILKFRKKNSGKQSYGALALARFEIFLIILAVPCICAASVTLIRGGTALGIMFGILLLGAMLFLLLALFLFLSVGITFGKLLQYKEIHQEGRRFHWYQHIVRVTLGPGKRGQWTWKNQPNSDYLIKLGPLFEDLRGPPKYMLSQISGSNPSMHGDQIIASDDETEDAEAPLIQKLFGILRIYYTLLESMRRVSLGIFAGAYKGDRSSKTPTITLLCITSFQLFFLVLKKPFIKKKVQLIEIISVSSEVCLFATFLVLMEKKLSDRDETLAGVFMLILFLLGYIPQMMNEWYALYRQTKRLDNADNFFSRGMKIALIGFLLLFIPQKLIKKLESRLRQNVVTGSSVESSRNSGSRGLSTTDKSRSNQLKELAKASFSKEESRAPNDPSTSRTRWNRFWGNKSSGSSSVNSSSDFKSKQRELDKDLEAIFASK; translated from the exons ATGGGCTTGCTCAAGCTTTCATGGGCACTGTGCTGGGTTCTTTATCTTTTGAGTTTCAGAGCACTCTGTGATTACTCAGGGGTCACTGTGAAGTTCTTGAAGGCTCCTAATGCATTCTCGCATCTCAACTCAGCAACATTTGTCTTTGAAGTTTTCATGGGTGGGGATGGCACTTGCGCAAATTGTATCGTCAGTTGTAAG CTGGATGATGGCATTGCTTCAGATTGTGAAGCTAGGAGGATTTTTTATGCAGGCTTGCAGGACGGAAATCATACATTTGAGGTTTGCACCAATCGGTCTGGAGGAGTTGGCTGTGCTAACTATAGCTGGACTGTTG ATACAGTTCCACCTACAGCATATATCACAGCCTTAACACCTTTCACAAATGCTCTAAATGTTTCTGTAAATATATCTTTCAGTGAACCCTGTACTGGTGGAGGAGGTTTTGAATGTTCTTCTGTGAAAGCCTGCAAT CTTCTGGTTTATGGTGCTGGCCAAGTTATACCATCCTCGCTCATCATTTTGCAGCCAAACCTCAAGTATTCTGTCCTTGTCGGTTTATCATCTGCCAGTCAGTATGGGCGAGTGATATTGGTAATGGATAAGAATTTCTGTACTGACAGTGCTGGGAATAAGTTTACAAGAACAACAAATTCAAGTTTCTATGTGCATTTTG ATAGAAGAAGCGTGTTTGTCAACCTGAGGACTGGCATTCTTGAAAGGCTACTTCAACTTAATGGCAAAACTAGACTGGTCCAGGcaactaacaaatataataaactgaGAGTATATCTGTATTTTTCAGTGCCTGTTCTCAACTCATCTGCAGAAATTGTCAATTCTCTCCAAACAAGTCAGGGCACACTTCTTCCCATTAGTGGGAAAAACCTTGGGAATCGCAGATTTGGCTTTCTG GTCGCAAATCTATCTGGCATAGCTATAGTCACTCTAAGCATTGATTCAAACTCCATAATAAGCAGACAAAGTACTCCAGTTTCTCCAATTGCACCAGTAACATTCTTGTATG ATTCTCTGAGGCCAGCTGTGAGATTGAGTACCTCATTTAATATGAGGACAAAAGAACCCAGCATACCAATGTTGATAAAGTTCATGAAGCCTGTATTTGGCTTTAATGCTTCTGAAATATCAATCAATGGAGGGCATTTGCAGAG CTTTCATGAGATAAGTAGAGCCATATATATCATAGAGATACATGCAGACCATGATATTGTATCTGTCAGTGTTCCTGAAAACGTAACCAGGGATGTTGCTGGAAACGGAAATCTAGCTTCCAATGTTCTACAAGTAAGGCACT ATTCTGTACCTGTAATATCTTCAGTGATTTCTGAGCTTGCAATTGCTTCTTTTTTGGTGACATCTTTTGCTTCTGGGCTGCTCATGGTTTCAATTGCAAGCCTTCACTCCATTGGGGCACTTTCAAGAccatcttcatctttttctgATCCTACAAGGAATCTTTTT AGAATTGCTTGCCATATTCAGGTTTTCGCTTTGTCTAGATGGCTGGCAGTGACATTGCCGGTTGAGTATGATGAATTTGCAAGGGGTTTACAATGGAGCATTCCATACTTGAGTCTTCCGTGGGAAACTGGGCACACTCAGCCAGTCATAGTGGGTTCAAGTTCCCCTGACAACCCAATATCCTCCATGTATGAAGTTCATTATTCAGGAACCTTTCAGAAtgtgaaatggaaagaagagatTTTGGGTAGGAATGCTTCAATATATGGGTTGCCACTAACTCCCATGGAATACAGATCATATTTTGAG AGCCAAAACAGCGAACCCAAAGCAGAATATATTTTGGATCcacatattttaaatgg GTGGAGGGATTTTGGTAGAAGCATGTTCTGGTTAGCCACAATTGGTGGCAGTTTGATACTGCTGCATGCTTTACTCCTTGTCATCCTAAAATTCAGGAAAAAGAACTCTGGAAAGCAGAGTTATGGAGCACTCGCACTCGCaagatttgaaatatttctGATAATTCTTGCAGTACCTTGTATTTGTGCGGCCTCTGTTACTCTAATCAGAG GAGGAACGGCATTGGGCATTATGTTTGGCATACTGCTTCTTGGAGCCATGCTTTTTCTGCTGCTGGCGTTGTTCTTGTTCCTCTCTGTAGGCATTACTTTTGGGAAGCTACTTCAATACAAGGAAATACATCAAGAAGGCCGGAGATTTCATTGGTATCAACACATAGTCAGAGTAACTTTGGGTCCTGGTAAAAGAGGCCAGTGGACATGGAAAAACCAACCCAACTCTGATTACCTAATCAAGTTAGGCCCTCTATTTGAAGATCTACGAGGCCCCCCAAAATACATGCTGTCACAGATTTCAGGGAGCAATCCCAGCATGCATGGCGATCAAATCATTGCCTCTGATGATGAAACTGAAGATGCAGAAGCGCCTTTGATTCAGAAGCTGTTTGGAATACTGAGGATATACTACACTCTGCTTGAGTCCATGAGACGAGTTTCACTAGGGATTTTTGCCGGTGCCTATAAGGGTGACCGGTCTTCTAAGACTCCGACAATAACCTTATTGTGCATCACTTCTTTTCAGCTCTTCTTCCTTGTTCTTAAGAAGCcatttattaagaaaaaggtTCAGTTGATTGAGATCATCTCAGTTTCCAGTGAAGTATGTTTATTTGCTACTTTCTTGGTTCTCATGGAGAAGAAGTTATCAGACAGGGATGAGACCTTAGCTGGGGTCTTCATGCTTATACTTTTTCTACTTGGATATATACCACAAATGATGAATGAATGGTATGCTTTGTACAGACAGACAAAACGGCTAGACAATGCTGACAACTTTTTCTCAAGGGGTATGAAAATAGCTTTGATCGGATTTCTCCTGCTGTTCATTCCACAGAAGTTGATCAAAAAACTGGAAAGCAGGCTCCGACAGAATGTGGTCACGGGTTCTTCAGTAGAAAGTTCCAGGAATTCTGGGAGTAGGGGTTTAAGCACAACAGATAAATCACGGTCGAACCAACTTAAAGAACTGGCCAAGGCTAGCTTTAGTAAAGAAGAGAGTAGGGCTCCAAATGATCCCTCAACCAGTCGTACAAGATGGAATCGATTTTGGGGCAATAAAAGTAGTGGGAGCTCATCTGTAAATTCATCTTCTGATTTCAAGTCAAAACAAAGAGAGCTGGACAAAGATTTAGAAGCCATTTTTGCATCCAAGTGA
- the LOC121236917 gene encoding uncharacterized protein LOC121236917 has product MAVKIGSSFSCLVASVSSPLQSRRSSRLSLSEGFYEIRKHDFQLKYAKGKSFQCIGGKLKSNGRFPKGQHLLCATAISEEQTQHSEIEPDPLGNHRPLAEDVSPASSSYIHFEGTGGKPGLLSFYNRPYKGEDKVLISSPQKNQNNLLWFIGPSVLVASFIFPSLYLRRMLSTIFEDSLLTDFLILFFTEALFYCGVAVFLLLIDRLRRPIMPDSATAMDRTLASHLGQRISSVAALVLSLIIPMVTMGLVWPWTGPAASATLAPYLVGIVVQFAFEQYARYKKSPSSAVIPIIFQVYRLHQLNRAAQLVTALSFTVRGAEMTSHNLAINSSLSTLLNVLQVLGVICIWSLSSFLMRFFPPTAMTVQ; this is encoded by the exons ATGGCTGTCAAAATTGGCTCTTCGTTTTCTTGTTTGGTCGCTTCTGTTTCTTCTCCTTTACAATCGAGGAGAAGTTCCCGG TTGAGCTTATCAGAAGGATTTTATGAGATTCGGAAACATGATTTTCAGCTAAAATATGCTAAAG GCAAGTCATTTCAGTGCATAGGTGGAAAGCTGAAGTCAAATGGAAGGTTCCCGAAGGGGCAACATCTTCTCTGTGCTACTGCTATTTCTGAAGAACAGACACAACATAGTGAGATCGAACCAGATCCATTAGGAAATCATCGTCCTCTTGCTGAAGATGTTTCTCCTGCAAGCAGCTCATATATCCATTTCGAGGGAACTGGTGGAAAACCCGGTTTACTCTCATTTTATAACCGTCCATATAAAGGAGAGGACAAAGTTCTTATTTCCAGCCCGCAGAAGAATCAGAACAACCTACTCTGGTTTATTGGTCCATCTGTCCTCGTAGCCTCTTTCATTTTCCCCTCACTTTATTTGCGCAGAATGCTCTCCACTATATTTGAGGACTCTTTGTTGACCG ATTTCCTCATACTGTTCTTTACTGAAGCTCTTTTCTACTGTGGAGTTGCTGTATTTCTTTTACTAATTGACCGCTTAAGGAGACCTATCATGCCAGATTCTGCTACAGCCATGGACAGAACCCTGGCTTCTCATCTAGGACAGCGAATCTCTTCTGTAGCTGCCCTAGTGCTTAGTCTAATCATTCCTATGGTGACAATGGGCTTGGTCTGGCCGTGGACTGGCCCTGCAGCGTCTGCTACTCTTGCTCCATACCTTGTCGGTATTGTTGTCCAGTTTGCATTTGAGCAGTATGCGAGATATAAGAAGTCACCTTCATCTGCTGTCATTCCAATTATCTTTCAG GTTTATAGATTACACCAACTGAACAGAGCAGCACAACTGGTGACAGCCTTGTCATTTACAGTTAGAGGAGCTGAGATGACCTCACACAACTTGGCAATAAACAGCTCTCTGAGTACTCTTCTCAATGTCCTCCAAGTTCTTGGAGTCATTTGCATTTGGTCTCTCTCAAGCTTCCTCATGCGGTTCTTCCCTCCTACTGCCATGACTGTGCAGTGA